From one Halobacteriovoraceae bacterium genomic stretch:
- a CDS encoding aminodeoxychorismate/anthranilate synthase component II yields MSNVNKVIMIDNFDSFSYNLVDQIRASNTLVDIYRNNIEMDVLDKAINSHLGKMALVLSPGPGNPQSAGNLLPIIDKYLGKIPMIGICLGHQALIQAYGGKVIKSNKVVHGKTSILNLSDHPLFRGLGKTETIGRYHSLQGSEIPCELDVLSSVDDIPMIVFDKKKKVIGFQFHPESIMTIHGKTFLSNALNFLFI; encoded by the coding sequence ATGAGTAATGTTAATAAGGTTATAATGATAGATAACTTTGATTCATTTTCTTACAACTTAGTAGATCAAATTCGTGCTTCAAATACTTTAGTTGATATATACAGAAATAATATCGAAATGGATGTCTTAGACAAGGCCATTAACTCTCATTTGGGTAAGATGGCATTAGTGTTATCTCCAGGGCCAGGAAATCCTCAAAGTGCTGGTAATTTACTTCCTATAATTGATAAATATCTTGGAAAAATCCCGATGATAGGGATATGCCTTGGCCATCAAGCATTAATTCAGGCCTATGGTGGTAAAGTGATCAAATCAAACAAAGTCGTTCATGGAAAAACTTCCATATTAAATTTAAGTGACCATCCATTATTTCGAGGTTTGGGAAAAACAGAAACAATCGGTCGCTATCATTCATTACAGGGAAGTGAAATTCCTTGTGAACTTGATGTTCTATCCTCAGTTGATGATATACCAATGATAGTATTCGACAAAAAAAAGAAAGTTATAGGGTTTCAATTTCACCCTGAGTCTATTATGACTATACATGGTAAAACATTTTTATCGAATGCCCTTAATTTTCTTTTCATATAA
- a CDS encoding anthranilate synthase component 1: MISEINLGKMTSINLQIDCIVDPVIFFNKFSMSKNTLLLMSSEIDSKKKQESLMILESAVKIVAHDRLISVIALTENGKDLLTHLLNIFSETEISKVSQDEIQIKFESQTDSKISEDERLRCEGPFSIVRKIIASIDCLESKSDLFLGGNFSYDFIETFEKLAPVSKSETSCPYFTLYVAQLMAKVDHSTGKSKLQTCLFGGKSYTRSFHEYSRKMGEIKKSYGQLSKKEFDNTTFPESNSFNYEMNISDEEFAKHVSNIKQKIIEGDIFQAVLSRTFKMSCNNALKCFRNLIGINPGPYMFYMNDDDFELFGSSPESALKFLAKERSIHIYPIAGTRRRGLKEDGTIDLDLDGRHELELRMCEKEVAEHMMLVDLARNDVAKISQTGTRFVSPLMKVDRYSRVMHLVSQVNGILKEDLDALHAYQATMNMGTLTGAPKISAINIVRNIEKQERGPYGGAVGYITGEGNFDTCIVIRSAFVKNKMAYVQAGAGVVYDSDPMAEAMETKDKAHAVIKAIQLSEDQYE; this comes from the coding sequence ATGATTAGTGAAATAAATCTAGGCAAAATGACAAGCATTAACCTACAAATTGATTGTATTGTTGATCCAGTCATTTTTTTTAATAAATTTTCAATGTCTAAAAATACACTGCTTTTGATGAGTTCTGAAATTGATTCTAAGAAAAAGCAAGAAAGTCTTATGATTCTTGAAAGTGCTGTAAAAATAGTTGCCCATGATAGGCTTATTAGTGTCATTGCTCTAACTGAAAATGGTAAAGATTTACTAACTCATTTGTTGAATATATTTTCAGAAACTGAAATCAGCAAAGTATCTCAAGATGAAATCCAAATCAAATTTGAATCTCAAACAGATTCAAAAATTTCAGAAGATGAAAGATTAAGATGTGAAGGGCCATTTAGTATTGTCAGAAAAATAATTGCTTCAATTGATTGTCTTGAAAGCAAGAGTGATCTTTTCTTAGGTGGAAATTTTTCATATGATTTTATAGAAACATTTGAAAAACTAGCACCTGTCAGTAAAAGCGAAACATCATGTCCATACTTTACTCTATACGTTGCACAACTGATGGCCAAAGTAGATCATTCAACAGGCAAATCAAAATTACAGACATGCTTGTTTGGAGGAAAATCATATACTCGAAGTTTTCATGAATATTCTCGAAAAATGGGTGAAATTAAAAAGAGTTATGGCCAATTGAGTAAAAAGGAATTTGATAACACAACATTTCCGGAATCTAATTCTTTTAATTACGAAATGAATATATCAGATGAAGAATTTGCAAAACATGTATCGAATATAAAGCAAAAAATTATTGAAGGAGACATTTTTCAAGCTGTATTATCACGAACTTTTAAAATGTCCTGTAATAATGCATTAAAATGTTTTCGAAACTTGATTGGTATAAATCCAGGGCCTTATATGTTTTATATGAATGATGATGATTTTGAACTTTTCGGGTCATCTCCAGAGAGTGCTTTAAAATTCTTAGCAAAAGAAAGAAGTATTCATATTTATCCAATTGCAGGAACCAGAAGAAGAGGCCTTAAGGAAGATGGAACGATTGATTTAGACTTAGATGGCCGGCACGAACTTGAACTTAGAATGTGTGAAAAAGAAGTCGCAGAGCATATGATGTTAGTCGATCTGGCCAGAAATGATGTCGCGAAAATTTCCCAAACAGGTACTCGCTTTGTTTCACCATTGATGAAAGTAGATCGTTATAGTCGAGTCATGCACCTCGTTTCTCAAGTGAATGGTATTTTAAAAGAAGACCTTGATGCTTTACATGCTTATCAGGCAACAATGAATATGGGAACATTGACAGGTGCTCCAAAGATTTCAGCGATAAATATCGTAAGAAATATTGAAAAACAAGAACGAGGCCCATATGGAGGGGCCGTTGGCTACATTACAGGTGAGGGCAATTTTGATACTTGTATTGTTATTCGTTCAGCATTTGTAAAAAATAAAATGGCCTATGTGCAAGCTGGTGCTGGAGTAGTTTATGATTCAGATCCAATGGCCGAAGCTATGGAGACAAAAGATAAGGCACATGCGGTAATTAAAGCAATTCAACTAAGTGAGGATCAATATGAGTAA
- the aroF gene encoding 3-deoxy-7-phosphoheptulonate synthase, producing MIIVLRPEVEMQQAEIILKKIEDKGLKPLCMPGIERIVLGAIGDERILQSLNLEADPAVEELRPILSKYKLVSKEFHSHEKIVKIGSTKFGGGHLGIIAGPCGIETLVQALDSAEYINETGVTCFRAGIFKPRTSPYSFQGLGLEGLSILNEIKKQYNMSIVSEVIETKDIELIYEHVDAYQIGARNMQNYRLLEAMGKTNKPVVLKRGMSATVEEFLLAAEYIYNAGNDQIILCERGIRTFETTTRNTLDLNSVAYIKEKSQLPIIVDPSHGTGVRNLVNPLTKAAIAVGADGIIVETHPNPEVALSDGKQSLYPQQFKQLIREISQISTIFGKTL from the coding sequence ATGATAATTGTACTTAGACCAGAAGTTGAGATGCAACAGGCAGAAATCATTTTAAAAAAAATAGAAGATAAGGGACTAAAACCATTATGTATGCCAGGAATTGAACGAATTGTGCTGGGTGCAATTGGTGATGAAAGAATCCTGCAATCATTAAATTTAGAAGCTGACCCTGCTGTAGAAGAATTGCGCCCCATCCTATCGAAATACAAACTCGTCAGTAAAGAATTTCACTCACATGAAAAAATAGTGAAAATTGGATCTACTAAATTTGGAGGAGGACACCTGGGGATAATCGCTGGCCCTTGTGGGATTGAAACCTTAGTTCAAGCATTGGATTCAGCAGAATATATAAACGAAACCGGAGTAACATGTTTTCGAGCTGGAATTTTTAAACCTCGTACTTCACCCTACTCTTTTCAAGGCCTGGGGCTAGAGGGTTTAAGTATTTTAAATGAAATCAAAAAACAATACAACATGTCTATTGTTTCCGAAGTTATAGAAACAAAAGATATAGAACTCATTTATGAACATGTGGATGCTTATCAAATTGGTGCCCGAAATATGCAAAACTACAGATTATTAGAGGCCATGGGAAAAACTAATAAACCAGTTGTTCTCAAAAGGGGTATGTCTGCTACTGTTGAGGAATTTCTCCTTGCAGCTGAATATATTTACAATGCTGGAAATGATCAAATTATTCTTTGTGAAAGAGGGATAAGAACTTTTGAAACAACAACCCGAAATACGCTTGATTTAAACTCTGTGGCCTATATAAAAGAAAAAAGTCAACTTCCAATAATTGTCGATCCAAGTCATGGAACAGGAGTTAGAAATTTAGTTAATCCACTAACCAAAGCGGCCATAGCGGTTGGTGCAGATGGTATCATTGTAGAAACACATCCTAACCCTGAAGTAGCTCTATCAGATGGTAAACAGTCTTTGTATCCACAACAATTTAAACAATTAATTCGAGAAATTTCACAAATTTCAACAATTTTTGGAAAAACCTTATGA
- a CDS encoding LysM peptidoglycan-binding domain-containing protein: MNKLRILAIMLIFLSKILLAQDLDNMKLFEESEDDVLAKDMTVEDPLPKTDMDVSEFESVDEENELAELRKDIQDTGVKEEETSDNELNELLNEKGEEKKLIVNDEQTAKKLKKKAVIFDLGEEEAKLLEMAKFVEGKIPSDEWAEIAVTSKEGKYIVQEGDWLWKIAKQLFGSGFYYSKIWSLNPYITNPHQIEPGMELVFSTGDFDRPPSVTVGKFATDQNIKDIKKIDFADFGDSAKPRWVDERDKLVNQGTFFQYASEETYDDLFEVSKQYLNREYQKYEPPVTEIVILEPDETYDDAGFDKTSRVTFDFKEGFSLNSFVTTNVVQDLGKISFARTEALYLSNSNKVYVDFDESVGPKPGDLFSIYSPEGVVEHEISDRRGYRYTIKGQLKVIKLIDNIWECELFEVNGVIQRGDRVTIYTPKINKVFKTFNRKKIEAAIVGAYRAGLDVSSFGDVLYLDRGRADGVEIGNVFDVYSFEDRSNGRKITVDPTYKIGELTIVSLTDNFATALVTHSRHEIEIGSLSISKSKEEAIRSDRNRNGVILSDIKTLENKAQEDLDIELNIDNINNDLLEKIDSVKLTDDELDELERQEREKSVIRDQDKDLRALEKIENQIELAEQQLDAYQVDEDKLLEQQDLNNLEGGLSKSDPNAFESMNDLEKDIGKKYLDENLNSKENPYGLTEFDIEKIDELLNTNQQ; this comes from the coding sequence TTGAATAAACTACGCATTCTTGCAATCATGTTGATATTTTTATCTAAGATTTTGTTAGCACAGGATCTTGATAATATGAAACTATTTGAAGAATCTGAAGATGATGTCCTGGCCAAAGATATGACAGTTGAAGATCCACTACCAAAAACTGATATGGATGTTAGTGAGTTTGAAAGTGTAGATGAGGAAAATGAACTTGCCGAATTGAGAAAAGATATCCAAGACACTGGTGTGAAAGAGGAAGAAACATCAGATAATGAACTAAATGAATTACTTAATGAAAAAGGCGAAGAAAAAAAACTTATAGTTAATGATGAACAGACAGCAAAAAAACTTAAAAAGAAGGCCGTAATATTTGATTTGGGAGAAGAAGAGGCGAAATTACTTGAAATGGCGAAATTTGTTGAAGGAAAAATTCCAAGTGATGAATGGGCAGAAATTGCTGTAACTTCTAAAGAGGGGAAATACATTGTACAAGAGGGAGATTGGCTATGGAAAATAGCTAAACAACTCTTTGGATCTGGTTTTTACTACTCAAAAATATGGTCGTTAAACCCTTATATTACTAACCCACACCAAATTGAACCTGGAATGGAGCTTGTTTTCAGTACTGGAGATTTTGATAGACCACCATCTGTGACAGTCGGAAAATTTGCCACAGATCAAAATATTAAAGATATTAAAAAAATAGATTTTGCTGATTTTGGAGATAGTGCTAAACCAAGATGGGTTGATGAAAGAGATAAACTTGTTAATCAAGGGACATTTTTTCAATATGCATCTGAAGAAACCTATGATGATTTATTTGAAGTATCTAAACAATATTTAAACAGAGAATATCAAAAATATGAACCTCCTGTTACAGAGATCGTCATCCTCGAACCTGATGAAACATATGATGATGCTGGATTTGATAAGACATCTCGAGTGACTTTTGATTTTAAAGAAGGCTTTTCTCTGAACAGTTTTGTCACTACTAACGTTGTTCAGGATCTAGGTAAAATTTCATTTGCTCGTACTGAAGCTCTTTATTTAAGTAACTCGAACAAAGTCTATGTAGATTTTGATGAAAGTGTTGGGCCAAAACCAGGGGATCTTTTTTCTATTTATTCACCAGAGGGTGTAGTTGAACATGAAATTTCAGATAGAAGGGGATACCGCTATACTATAAAGGGTCAGCTAAAGGTTATAAAACTGATCGATAATATTTGGGAATGTGAACTTTTTGAAGTTAATGGTGTCATTCAAAGGGGTGACAGAGTAACGATTTACACTCCAAAAATTAACAAAGTCTTTAAAACTTTTAATCGTAAAAAAATTGAAGCGGCCATTGTCGGCGCTTATCGGGCCGGTTTGGATGTGAGTTCATTTGGAGATGTACTCTACCTTGATAGGGGACGGGCCGATGGAGTTGAAATTGGAAACGTTTTTGATGTTTATTCATTTGAAGATAGAAGTAATGGCAGAAAAATTACAGTTGATCCTACTTATAAAATTGGTGAACTTACAATCGTTAGCTTAACGGATAATTTTGCAACGGCCTTAGTCACCCATTCTCGCCATGAAATTGAAATTGGTTCTTTATCAATATCTAAATCTAAAGAAGAAGCTATTAGATCTGATAGAAACCGAAATGGGGTTATTTTAAGTGATATAAAAACTCTCGAAAATAAAGCTCAAGAAGATCTTGATATCGAGCTCAATATAGATAATATCAACAACGATCTGCTCGAAAAGATTGACTCGGTGAAGCTTACTGATGATGAATTAGATGAACTTGAGCGTCAAGAAAGAGAGAAATCAGTTATTCGTGATCAAGATAAAGATTTACGCGCGTTAGAAAAAATCGAGAACCAAATTGAACTTGCAGAGCAGCAACTAGACGCTTATCAGGTTGATGAAGATAAATTACTTGAACAGCAAGACCTTAATAATCTTGAAGGCGGTCTCTCAAAGTCAGATCCTAACGCATTCGAGTCAATGAACGATTTAGAAAAAGACATCGGAAAAAAATATCTTGATGAAAATCTCAACTCAAAAGAAAATCCTTACGGTTTAACAGAGTTTGATATTGAAAAAATAGATGAGCTATTGAATACTAATCAACAATGA
- the topA gene encoding type I DNA topoisomerase encodes MSAKKVAKKKKITKKAIKKTTKKAVKKSSSISSLGKYDLVVVESPSKAKTIKKYLGRDYQVVASNGHIKDLPKSKLGVDIKNDFEIDLVPISGKGDKIKRIQELAGDATNIYLAPDMDREGEAIAFHIAEEIGRKKNIYRVVFNAVTKNAVINAIEHPTKLNLPMYDSQKTRRVLDRLVGYKISPILWDKIQRGISAGRVQSVALRIIVEREDEIKAFIAEQWFSIHGQMEKNGQQFEIKYFGDDEKKKRDLNTLEDALEIVKNVKGQMYNVQDVIKKERKQNPTPPFTTSKLQQEAANKLGFTAKRTMMIAQKLYEGIQLRDHGLQGLITYMRTDSVRTEPETLGKVREYIKEKYGPKFLSHEPIHYKKKGSNKVQDAHEAIRPTNLMFTPDEVRGDLEPEQQKLYELIWNKFISSQMSQAIIDQTTVLLNCNNHFFKANGSIIKFPGFRTIYLEAAAEKQKKKNEDDDNDDSKSDSGILPEISKGEKLKAKQDPKEEEHWTSPPPRFNEASLVKTLEEKGIGRPSTYASIISNIQDRGYVEKTENRFLPTELGIVVCKMLVESFPEVMDVAFTARVEELLDKIEDGTIAYKKVLREFWKDFEITLEKAKEEMKNLKKTLIPTGVKCVKCVDGEYHIRWGRNGQFLACSNYPDCTSTQDFKKQLDGKITIIPKEYFRDPCPTCGNKLEVKTGKFGRFVRCEDYPKCDTTLPYTINVTCPECNKGKFAEKKSRYGKIFYGCTNYPNCENALWSAPRLYDCEGCGYPLMVDRITKRWGHQLQCPKCKHSVDIEDTPFKDEDQGAQ; translated from the coding sequence ATGTCCGCAAAGAAAGTTGCTAAGAAGAAAAAAATTACCAAAAAAGCTATTAAGAAAACTACTAAGAAAGCTGTTAAAAAAAGCTCCAGCATAAGTTCCTTAGGAAAATATGACCTAGTTGTTGTTGAGTCCCCTTCGAAGGCCAAGACAATTAAAAAATATCTAGGTAGAGACTATCAAGTCGTCGCATCCAATGGTCACATTAAAGATCTCCCCAAATCTAAGCTAGGTGTAGATATCAAAAATGACTTTGAAATCGATCTTGTTCCAATCTCTGGAAAAGGGGATAAGATTAAAAGGATCCAAGAACTGGCCGGAGATGCTACAAATATCTACCTCGCTCCTGATATGGACCGCGAGGGAGAGGCCATAGCTTTTCATATTGCCGAAGAAATTGGAAGAAAGAAAAACATCTACAGAGTTGTTTTTAATGCAGTTACAAAAAATGCTGTAATAAATGCAATTGAACATCCCACAAAATTAAACCTTCCAATGTATGACTCTCAAAAAACAAGAAGAGTTCTCGATAGACTTGTTGGTTATAAAATTTCACCAATTCTTTGGGATAAAATCCAAAGAGGGATTTCTGCTGGCCGCGTCCAATCTGTTGCTCTTAGAATTATTGTTGAAAGAGAAGATGAAATTAAAGCTTTTATTGCCGAACAATGGTTTTCTATTCATGGCCAAATGGAAAAAAATGGACAACAGTTTGAAATTAAATATTTTGGAGATGATGAAAAGAAAAAAAGAGATCTGAATACATTAGAAGATGCTCTAGAGATAGTAAAAAACGTAAAAGGACAAATGTATAATGTCCAAGATGTCATAAAAAAAGAAAGGAAGCAAAATCCTACTCCACCATTTACAACATCTAAATTGCAACAAGAGGCCGCTAATAAACTAGGGTTTACTGCAAAACGTACAATGATGATTGCTCAAAAACTGTATGAGGGTATACAGCTTCGTGATCACGGTCTACAAGGTCTTATCACCTATATGCGTACCGATTCTGTAAGGACAGAACCGGAAACTTTAGGAAAAGTAAGAGAGTATATCAAGGAAAAATACGGACCTAAATTCTTATCCCATGAACCTATTCACTACAAAAAGAAAGGTTCTAATAAAGTACAAGATGCCCACGAGGCCATTAGACCTACTAACCTAATGTTTACACCTGACGAAGTACGAGGCGATTTAGAACCAGAGCAGCAAAAACTCTATGAACTCATTTGGAATAAATTTATATCATCTCAGATGTCTCAAGCAATTATCGATCAAACAACTGTACTTCTTAATTGCAATAATCACTTTTTTAAAGCAAATGGTTCTATTATTAAGTTTCCAGGTTTTAGAACGATTTATTTGGAAGCTGCCGCTGAAAAACAAAAGAAAAAGAATGAAGATGATGATAATGACGATTCTAAATCAGATTCTGGCATTCTCCCTGAAATTTCAAAAGGGGAAAAACTAAAGGCCAAACAGGATCCTAAAGAAGAGGAACATTGGACAAGTCCACCTCCAAGATTCAATGAAGCTTCGCTCGTTAAAACTCTCGAAGAAAAAGGAATAGGAAGACCATCTACCTACGCTTCAATTATATCAAATATTCAAGATAGAGGTTATGTCGAAAAAACGGAGAATAGATTTCTTCCAACAGAACTCGGAATAGTAGTCTGTAAAATGCTTGTTGAAAGCTTTCCTGAAGTCATGGATGTCGCTTTTACTGCAAGAGTTGAAGAGCTCCTTGATAAGATTGAGGATGGGACTATCGCCTATAAAAAAGTTCTTAGAGAATTTTGGAAAGATTTTGAGATCACATTAGAAAAAGCTAAAGAGGAAATGAAAAACCTCAAAAAAACATTAATCCCTACCGGAGTCAAATGCGTAAAGTGTGTGGATGGAGAATATCATATACGCTGGGGAAGAAACGGGCAATTCCTGGCCTGCTCTAATTATCCCGATTGTACCTCAACTCAAGATTTCAAAAAACAACTTGATGGAAAAATTACAATCATTCCTAAGGAATATTTTAGAGATCCATGTCCTACATGTGGCAATAAATTAGAAGTTAAAACTGGAAAATTTGGACGATTTGTACGATGTGAGGATTATCCTAAATGCGATACAACACTACCATACACAATTAATGTTACTTGCCCGGAATGTAATAAAGGCAAATTTGCTGAAAAGAAAAGCCGTTATGGAAAAATCTTTTACGGTTGTACAAACTATCCCAATTGCGAAAATGCATTATGGAGTGCCCCAAGACTTTATGACTGTGAAGGTTGTGGTTACCCTTTAATGGTCGATAGAATTACAAAACGTTGGGGACACCAATTACAATGTCCAAAATGCAAACATAGTGTTGATATAGAAGACACGCCATTTAAAGATGAAGATCAAGGTGCCCAATGA
- a CDS encoding DUF368 domain-containing protein, which produces MSELSWKETLSGGPAPQNKKEFFILMAKGLCMGAADLIPGVSGGTVAFITGIYTNLVNAITSINKEVITKLLKFQIKDALSQIHLGFLIPLMAGIFCSIVGLARIMHYLMREQAIPTWGMFFGLILASIIIVGRHGEIWRDFKRIVWLVFGVLSAHFIVNLIPVQTPEEMWFIFLCGIIAIMAMILPGISGSFLLLILGKYEFVTGAVKNPFILENIKIIIVFACGAFIGLTSFSRVLSYFLTKYEKITMAYLTGIMIGALQKVWPWRQIVDSTVIRGKTYILKEINILPNNFDSIDISAFVLMLVGIIFVLFLDSMTRKKDSMTHSS; this is translated from the coding sequence ATGAGTGAATTATCTTGGAAAGAGACCCTAAGCGGAGGTCCGGCTCCACAGAATAAAAAAGAATTTTTTATTCTTATGGCCAAAGGACTCTGTATGGGGGCCGCTGATCTTATCCCAGGTGTTTCAGGTGGGACAGTTGCCTTTATCACTGGAATCTATACTAATCTAGTAAATGCCATCACATCAATAAATAAAGAGGTTATAACAAAACTTCTGAAATTTCAGATAAAAGATGCCCTATCTCAAATACATTTAGGCTTTCTCATACCCTTAATGGCCGGAATCTTTTGTTCAATCGTTGGACTAGCTAGAATTATGCATTACCTCATGCGCGAACAAGCGATCCCAACTTGGGGAATGTTTTTTGGCCTCATTTTGGCCTCAATCATTATCGTAGGCAGACATGGTGAAATTTGGAGAGATTTCAAAAGAATTGTTTGGTTGGTATTTGGAGTCTTGTCTGCTCATTTTATCGTTAACCTCATTCCTGTACAAACCCCTGAAGAAATGTGGTTCATTTTCTTATGTGGAATAATCGCCATAATGGCCATGATCTTACCTGGGATTTCAGGTTCTTTTCTTCTTCTTATTTTAGGAAAATATGAATTTGTAACTGGTGCTGTAAAAAACCCATTCATACTAGAAAATATAAAAATCATTATTGTTTTTGCATGTGGGGCATTCATAGGACTAACTTCCTTTTCTAGAGTTTTAAGTTATTTTCTCACAAAGTATGAAAAGATAACCATGGCATACTTAACTGGAATAATGATAGGGGCGTTACAAAAAGTATGGCCATGGCGTCAGATTGTTGATTCTACAGTGATTAGAGGTAAAACTTATATCCTAAAAGAAATAAATATACTGCCCAATAACTTTGATTCAATTGATATTTCAGCGTTTGTTTTGATGTTAGTTGGAATTATATTTGTTCTTTTTTTAGATAGTATGACTCGAAAAAAAGATTCAATGACTCATTCATCATAA